aacacgataagtacttaagtgtgagttcaaagacgttcagttcgagtACAGTTCATGCACTTAAAGTTTATTTCagctcttttgagtcaaaacgttcaaagatcttcaaaggaccaaatcatcagttcatcagggacatttcagtgattaattaatcacatgaactaatatatgtacttatttatgatcaatatgtacttaggcatccatcaagacgtgcttggattacgatagatatacttatctatctttgtgcttGTTCCCTGTGCTAATACTacttgtgcttgtaccagatcactgtgagttcactaatccccctttcgtacattttgttcaaagctctttatcggggactgaaaagcatgaaaactattttgtactagtacctatgttcttgaactgtcttacgtactattttatgatctTGGACTACTTATGATACAATTTTGAAACTGATTTACAGAGTGTTTaaatcttgaatgggcaggatcttaaatacatctatactactgtacttgatctttaccatgttctagttcgtacatgtacttgttaaGTCCTTGTTCACtactatcaattcatctcccacaattcagggaatgaaccgtaggtaattatggacagcgctgtttagggtaggcccaccctcatcctccacagttcaggaggatgcatattacttgttcttgctcatgtcattgttctgacatagaccttatttgaagtacttgagctatatgagcatactattacattaaagttcagttctggccaatcggtttagcagtgacaacttataactaaagctcattatatgttcttgttctgttcatattattataaagtacttatgtccaaagtgcagttcttgacctagttcatattattataaagtacttatgttcaacgTGCAGATCCTTATCTAGTTCTTATCATTACAAAGTACAATGGTtcaacgtacaaaacttatgatcttgttcttattatacatatatacgtatatgtgaACTAAACatacattatgtgaatctcaccaactatttttgtagttgaccttttgaacttacatgcttttcaggctaggttcatacttcttagcataggagtcttcctttctaagctcatccttttggcgattgttcgaacGTGCAAGATCTGGAGCTGTGAAGACCTCCCTTGTTTATTCTGTTCAAGACTTGGTACTTAAAGACAACTTGTTCTGTCTTTGGTTCATTAACTATTCTGAGtacattttatgttttgtaataACTTTCGTACTTCTGTCCTTTAATGATCAATggttgtgttggaacttgtactgtgtgcaattgtgcttatctgtgcatcccgtatattccactttagcggggtgttacattctCAATGTGTATCATTATTGATTtttactcatttgttttgtctcaatgtgtgcacaaaatcaaatttgattttgtataagtttgacgtcatatgcataaaatcaaatttgattttgaatggtTTTTTGATATGGAACTCATTGGTTTTGTCTAAATTCTTTATACataatcacctttaattctatACATAAAGTTGTAAAAACTGAAATCActaaaaatatcaacacataaatacataatcaaatttgattgtaggcatatagtcacaaacacacaagtaactataaactcaatacaaacaaagttacaaaatcaaaatttctaaaatctttatacataatcaaatttgattctagACATTAAGTTGCAAAAATAGAAATcactaaaatatcaacacataatcaaatttgattatagacttatagtcacaaacacacaggtaactaaaaactcaatacataaatttaacaaattcaaaatttagaatAATGTACAATCAAGTATGATTGGTTGTACAATcagtaaatacgtatataatcaaatttgatttagtacatacattttggtttagacatttcatcaaacactttgtgggcaaaactcattataaaaattttaaacaacaacaaccaaagatacaacttcttatcatctaaaaaacaaaaataagagaaaaaaactacaaatcatggataaaaatggtttgtttatccattttttaaataaaaaacataaactacataaaatatcactctaataacatcttaaacatcatcttccacttgttgatgttgttgctagtgtttgagatgaagatccagattgtggtggtggtggcggcggtcggatatggtggtggtggtggtggtcaccgTCCAAGGAGgagaagagagggagagagtgtgtgtttgtttgtttgtgtgtgtgtgtgtgtgtgtgtgtttctaCCAGGAGgagaaaagggggaaaaaaatttgttaagcaaatttacatatatgcccctctgtgttttttttaattaaggcaGAAGTATCAATCCTAACCATTTCTAGCCATTGATTGAGATGATCAAATGGCTAGGATTTGCTCCTTGGGATTCATGAAAAATTAAGGATTCAAATGAACAATTAcctttatttatatcaatataactaaaagaggaggttgagAGTACACTTAACACCCCTAATCTCCCTCCTTTAATCTAATTATGCTTTTTAATTAatcctttatattttttttctatttttttatttttgcccTGACATACGGGTTTTCAcaaatattttcttatatacCTTCTCTATACTCCTCTcatgttcctttttttttcttcctaaaccctaaacttataatttgtatCTCCATATATGTCTTTTTTTCAATATACAATTCTTCTGATCTTTCTCCtttaaatttatatcttttaaatttatagttCTCTGTATCTAGATCTATATATTCtctgtatagatatagatagtgtCATAATTTATACCCCTACTTTTTTTACAGCGATCAGTAGttagtaattaatagttaacattCGAGACGCTACAGTAACATTCAATTGGGCTGTATACGAAACTCGAAACACGCATGTCTAGAATGAAACACATGACTCTCGAACCCCCAATAATctactcctacaaatgtagaaAGTGAGATTTGAACCCTAGTGAATTTCCTCAAGGTCTAAGACCTATTCATACTTCTATATTTCTAcattattgtataaaaattattcttcctcatatttttaaaaatagtataaaaatattagtttgcTTGGAATGAATTATAGGAAAATTACTCAATTTGTcttaaattaacaaatttacAACCTAAACATTTATCTTAATATTTTACAccataaacttttattttgtttaaaatatctccatgatCTCCTATATATCAACCCACACACTCGACACCACCATCATTTGACCTGTTACAGATATCGTCGCCGCATTATATAAGTACCGTGTTCGTTAATTAAAAGATCTATAAGATGAAGATTGATAATTTTCAAAGGCTCATATGGTATGTGTGATTTCCTATCATGATAATTTTCCTATCATGATGTGTGAACCGCTTCTTTTGGTAAATATGAATAAAACTTTTGAGATTCAACTAGTTgtatttctaaaaatatatccaaatttaaaaaatggttTAGGAAAGGCAAGGTAGGTATTCAAACTATACACTCCTCGCCATCTATAATcgtttaatctttttatttttttatttacaatttgttCTTACAGattctactatatatatatacacgagagAAAGTACTTACGCGTTGTGatagtgagatggtggggtgataggtcataaagtgtgatagccaaatgtcttaatcGTACGGACTCTActctcgaatttaaaaatttgttgaaagtatatcgaatgacctctctaatgaaagaacatgaaattttaaaaacacccatataatttttataatttatcgatgtatggtttttgagataaaaatatttgaatgagttagagaaataaaatgatttatggagaagaaaaaaaaaagagtggttaagatttgaggagagagatagaaatgttgaaaagttaaaaaattgaaaaattttgACGGGAACAAATTCTTTATAACGTAATAGATAATGTCACCCATTGCAAAATGAAAGGAATTAGGGGGATATAGACTCTTAGGTGGTGTTTGTACTTAATCcattaaatcattaaaagtgtttatttatttgacttaataaacaaaaaaacaactatattaactTAATCTAAATagatattattaaattattaaatcaCTTTATCAATTCagttaatgattaaaaaaacaaataatagttaaaaaaaaaacacacaagcCATTATTCATATCAtctacaataaatatttataaaggCACCCTAAAGTTGATAATATGTGGTAGACATTTTTGTCACAAATAGCAGGTGCCAGGTTCGAGCCCAAACACATTATCTCTGCGTACTACACTTAATAAAAGACTAAAACTATTAATCTATTATTTTGGAACATATAATCATATGTCatataaatgaagtataaaATCGTGACAAAAGTCATCCAAGACAGATTAATCAATATGCTGACAATTGAGCAAAGTTGATGGGAGTTACAAATTGCAGTCCGCCATTGTATAAAGTTGTAGCTGCAAGCTGCGAAGCGTATTGTGTTGGATGGTACAAGTCCCAAAAGAGGTAATTGTTGCGATTTGAACACAAATTTGCTAGCGGAGAACAATTTTTTTCTGCATTTAGCCATCCTTCACCACAGCATGCTGTGTCGATGGATGTGAAATCTGCAAGAATCAAATGAAAATCGCGAATGTACATAAAGTTATAGTCACGAAAAATTCTCTTGTGttgcaaatgaaatgaagagTGAACCAAAATGACTTATTTGTGTACTTACTGAAGAGTTGAGGGTTATTGATAACATTGATGGTCATTTCATATGAATTTCCAAGTGCATACTTCATTCCAGGTAGCTTACAAGTGAGTTTCTTTAGTAAAGCGTCTAGTGACGAATAAAAAATTTGAGCAAGAGTGTTTTCAATCTCCAAACATCCACCCGTGGCATTGTAAATCCTCTGTGACGGGCAACATCCGATTGGTGAAACGCTTATGATCCCAAATTTTCGTGCTCCAAGGTTGTATAATTTCTATAGAAACAAAAGGGTGTTTAGTTTTATTTGTGATGGCCATATGATACATGTTCAATGTTTTTGAAACAATATATAGTGTTTGTTGCGTGAAGTACTTACATTTATGTGACCCTCGTAAGATGTCATCAAAGAATCAATAAACACAACAGGATCAACTGTGCTTCGATTTGCAACATAGTCAAAAATATCGTTGCTACCAATACTAATTGCGATCATGGATTTTGCAAGTAGATTTTTAGCAGTTTCTCGACCCTTTAAGTATGTTAACATGTCACAAACGCTCTGAAATTGATTGATTTGCTCCGACATAGATACAATGTTCTGTTCACAGTTTGATCGATCATGTCATGAGGAAACAAATGAAAATCGTCAATGACATATATGGTCATATTACCGCATGACGTTTATGTTGtaactatatataaggttgaATTCTAAGAAATTTCCTATAAGTCTTACCAGGGCTTTTCCGGTAACATCTAAAAGACCTGCTGCTCCGGATGCAAAGTTTATGCCTCTAAACATCCGAGTATTGAGGCCTGTTTTTAGAAAGAACAGCCACGGTTGTGGGCTTCTTTTATGCCCCATTAGAATAGCTAAATTCGGCCCGTATAAAaccaaacataaaattaattagaaaaaactGAAGGAAATCAGTCACATTTAGGACTTTTGCATCAAATATctacataattttaaaaaagatgtATGGTCGTAAGTTATATATAGTAAGTTACTAACATAGAAAATCAGCACTATTGAAGCCATTGCTAAAGCGTCCTGTAGGTTTTGAATGGATAAAATCAATCCCATAGGGAAGAAAGTTGGCTCGTATTTGGCTTTTGGGCAAGAACGAGTTTGTTCCAACATCGGCCGTTGAGTCTCCAAATATAAAAATGGAAGGTGGCGTAGCACTGCGATTCATCTTCGTAGcatttgagatttgaggagtGGCAAGAAAAATTCCCGTAAgaagaagtagaaaaatggCATACATTTTCTCCATTGGAATGTAACACAATAGAATTAGTTTCCAATGGAGATTAGGAGTACGTTTTAAGAATATTAACAAAATgctaacttatatataaaaatatcgaTCAATGATACGACATATACATGGCTCCATAATGAACATCGAAATTATCTATGAAACTAGTAAACAATGTGTTTAAGATAGATCGTACAATTGATGGTAAATGCAAGAATCCAAaatcacccctatatatattttcatgttataGTATGTTTgcaaaagtaattaatattgatttttttttaacaataaatgtAACTTATTTATAGTTAGTTATCTACAAGTAAGTAATTACACGTCAATGTTCAAATTTGAGGCAAatccttctcttcttctttaGACGACTACATCAAGAATTTATCAACAATTAATACTGCAATTAAATAGTCGGctaataagaaaaacaaaaaggttAAAAAGTGAAGTAAGTTTGATTAGGACATTCCATATTTGCCGTCTAATATTAGAAGGTTAAACGTAacgtatttatattaattaatctttTATCGATTTTCTTTTCCATCTTGACCAGGTCGTATTTGGttatttatgtttagatatattAAGTTTGTTGGAGCTTTGCACCTCTGATTGTTCGATGAATTTtcaatcaaataagattattatttcatttataaattGAATATTGTTTAAACCTTTTGCTTGTGCTTAAAGAGGTTCAAGCTCTAGCCCAAGACAGAGCCAGAGCCCAGAGTGGCcgtatttgtttaattattcaAATTGTGTTTCTTTCTATTAACTTTAGATTTCTTAATTTAGTTACACACTCTCTCGTCAGAGCAGTGGCTAAGCTTGAAAAGTTTACTAAAAGGGCCAATGGGGCTTGAAAGAATCGGGGATCGTCTTAATACAAGCAGTATAAAAATTTCAGTATGCAAAAAACCAGGACGACCACTGGGGCCCCAAATAAGCTCCGCCCTTGAATTAGAGTGATTTCCATCCTAATGTGGATGAAAGAAGTTGGCATCTAAACCTTTAGAAGCCAAGTTCCACACTCCCCCAACTGTCAGTATCACACTTAAGCCTATGCCTAAACAACCAAGTCCAAGGTtaatccaccaccacccgtAATTCGTCGTTTGCTTCTTGATCCTAATCCACATGAGGCACGGGTAGCTGAACGTCAAAGGTAACGATATCCCTCCAATAACTAGTGCCAGGCTTGGTAGAAATGGGAATACGACGGATATAAAAAACGTCAAACCTCCAAAGAAAATCCTGATTCCTATACGCACAACCTTTGGGCATTTCTTGCTTTTCCTGTTTGCGTATGCAGACTCCAAATTATCGTAGACAACCATACTGTAGATTTGAAAAGCCGTCAAACAGCTTATCACAACTTGAATGTATACCAAGCTGAGCAATGGTTTTGACATGTGGTGATAAAGTGAGCTTGACAGAGCGATTAGGAATCCTTCATCGGTTGGAATCTAGAATAGTAGTTTTACAGAATTAAATAAGTTGTTATGTTTTAGGTTACATGTAGTTTTGAACTTACGGATTTTGCTAACCTCGTTTCCAAATGCCCAGTATCCAACAATTGCTAAGGGGAAGAAACACATTGCTCTAATAATATTTGATCCTGCCACTCCtttcaacatgatctttgatgATGTGAAATTCATAGTTGACGGAATTGTACTCTGTTAATAAACATTGTTAATCTTtggttatatattaataaagatgtcctttaattatatatacaaaaaggaTATCACTTGGTTTTAGGTGGGTGTTTGGGTCTGTCCAGCCATCTTGGAGCTTTGGCTCTGTATATAATGCAGGGAGCCCAAGAACgcattttttttaccaaaaaaatagGATATCACGCGTCGCGCATACAAATAAATGAATTGTACCTGTATCTCTAAGACAACATTGTGGCCTCTAAATGTAAGAGCAATGATTCCAAGAGCATTCAAGACATTGCGAATTCGACCAGCTTCTGACTTAAAAACTTCTGTTGGATCGTGAGAAGTCGTCGTGTGTATCATTCCTTTAGTCACAAAAACTATCCATAACATTGTACAATATCCAACGGCCATGGTCGCTCCAAGGAAAGAGACCAAAGCCAGTGAATGCATACTAGGACAAAGGGTAGAAATAAGGATAGCTAAACAAATGAAAACCAAGAACCATTGTGTGGTTGTCAAGGGGTGTTTGGAAGAATAATTATCACACAAGAGTTGATACAACAGTTTCATTGTTCCGCCCCCAGTAATTATGAGCATAACACATGTGCCCCCAGAAAGATACATTACTGGAAATATGGCTAAAAGTTTTCCCAACTTTATACCTACAGATTAAGCCATTCAAAAAGGGTAAAAAtgttatcaattttttatttcttgtgGTAAATGAAAGAAATCTCTAGTTTTTAAGGTATTTACCAAAAGCAGCGATCGAAAGTTGAACGTATCTGCTGTAACGAGTATCAGGGACGGATTCGTGAAGGCTCACTAGCAACCAGATCGTGTATAACTGCCATGAAAATGCCACAGACAAGCACATTATTCCCCGAAACCTACACAAATAGATTgatagtcttaaaatatatatatatatataggggtgagatattttgagaccacctcttattttaggaccaactaggaccaatgatttttgtacatatatatataaggtaaatatcaaaataatactcctccgtcccattttagttgtcatgttgattaactttgactgtaaataactttgtttgtactatataatagttgatgaaacttatatgaacgaaaagtacattaaaaacccaatccattcatatattttatatcaagtgttatatgatacaaccaaagttatttacggtcaaagttagtcaacatgacaactaaaatgggacggagggaacTAACAAAACAggtaaaaaataacaaaacaaatttaaaagtataaatccTTTTGTAGTAGAAAAGGccataattaaattacaatggacaacaaacataaattaaaagatatgaaaaatGACAATAACATAGGCCCAATTACCTAAAGAATTCACATGATAACAATTTAATaccaaataataaacaaacatgaacaaaataccaaaactaaaattaaagtgatataaaaaaaaccgtatgtttttattttcgaaaaatttattgaatttgatttgtctattaaaaatagaaaagagaGTAATAATACGAATGAGAATGATCAATAAAAgtttaggttgtatatataataatatataatttattcaaAGAgctttaaggatattatatatatctttaaaatttaaaaagttttgtttcagtagaaaaatatttataatagagttttaaatataattatctatttaataagcaaatcaaaaatcaaaaaatcttGTACAAAGTTGAAAGCTTTAGAGTAATTAAAAGAGAGTTTTAGGCTTAAAAAGAGCTTTAAGGGTGCAAATGTATCTCAGTCTCCTTTTTTAgttataatagtatagataatta
The sequence above is drawn from the Erigeron canadensis isolate Cc75 chromosome 4, C_canadensis_v1, whole genome shotgun sequence genome and encodes:
- the LOC122594902 gene encoding GDSL esterase/lipase At5g08460-like, producing the protein MNRSATPPSIFIFGDSTADVGTNSFLPKSQIRANFLPYGIDFIHSKPTGRFSNGFNSADFLSILMGHKRSPQPWLFFLKTGLNTRMFRGINFASGAAGLLDVTGKALNIVSMSEQINQFQSVCDMLTYLKGRETAKNLLAKSMIAISIGSNDIFDYVANRSTVDPVVFIDSLMTSYEGHINKLYNLGARKFGIISVSPIGCCPSQRIYNATGGCLEIENTLAQIFYSSLDALLKKLTCKLPGMKYALGNSYEMTINVINNPQLFNFTSIDTACCGEGWLNAEKNCSPLANLCSNRNNYLFWDLYHPTQYASQLAATTLYNGGLQFVTPINFAQLSAY
- the LOC122598105 gene encoding lysine histidine transporter-like 8, yielding MSEEVPLENRIFTMNDEVDIIISQCNNSTSESGKPDSKEIRNGINTPLDDWLPITKSRKGNLWATMFHLLCSGIGIQTLALPLSFVYLGWFRGIMCLSVAFSWQLYTIWLLVSLHESVPDTRYSRYVQLSIAAFGIKLGKLLAIFPVMYLSGGTCVMLIITGGGTMKLLYQLLCDNYSSKHPLTTTQWFLVFICLAILISTLCPSMHSLALVSFLGATMAVGYCTMLWIVFVTKGMIHTTTSHDPTEVFKSEAGRIRNVLNALGIIALTFRGHNVVLEIQSTIPSTMNFTSSKIMLKGVAGSNIIRAMCFFPLAIVGYWAFGNEIPTDEGFLIALSSSLYHHMSKPLLSLVYIQVVISCLTAFQIYSMVVYDNLESAYANRKSKKCPKVVRIGIRIFFGGLTFFISVVFPFLPSLALVIGGISLPLTFSYPCLMWIRIKKQTTNYGWWWINLGLGCLGIGLSVILTVGGVWNLASKGLDANFFHPH